aactatgatgccgtgatacttacatggtatgcgaccgaatacaaagaatttgaaatggaatatccaactgcagaaggggtaacgatccttggagctgccatgggttccgaagtcctgtggaacaaggacgacatagagatcattctcttgaCGCCGACTTCTATGCTGACgacgacaccagcatcacaaccatccgttgccggatcttgtccccccgatgatccggatcacggcgacggcgatgacgaaggcaatggtggggatgacaagggaaggaactcaccccgaggcacaagccctcaccctcgttctcctcctccaacaacaagtccacctccacctcccggcagtccgtctaagggcacgagcaaagaaCCAGGAGGCACAAACCCTCACCCtagttctcctcctccaacaagtccacctccacctcccggcagtccgtctaagggcacgagcaaaggactgggaggcacaagccctcaccctcgttctcctcctccaacaacaagtccacctccacctcccgacagtccgtctaagggcacgagcaaaggaccgggaggcacggaggaaccgggggcaaagacaccgcctgctgccattgcgagcacaagccactgtcctccaccgccaGCGAAGACTAAAGGTGaccaagggcagctcacatactcacttgagttcgaaaggtatggtagcggcgagcataatttgctaataacttttctttgccataatatggtactaacatttctatcccaggccgagatcacctttccatctatttcctgaatcggatgactgccccggccattacgagcatgggaagttcatgataaccaaggcccaactcgtcgacgaggaaaggtgggagacaaggaggtttcatctctggtacatggaagcagcaaaagctggcctgcatggttttccagtcaaggttgtggcggagtacttccacttgcccggcaacgatgtagaactccccgtggacttccacgacatgtacagactactgcgggaacaagaccttgacatcgcccaagtcaccttgttctctatgtaagtgatgaattgcgagtttcacatatcacctaccTTTGAattggtcaagactacttatatatgccacgatgatttgtccttgcaggttgatggcctatatatccaaggaactaaaacttgatgttatctatctatctccaatgcatattactcaaagaatcatcattggttaccacctagatgacaatcatccaaccatgaaagacttgaccaagcgacagagagaggcgcacatgaaaaaactgatggacaatgagaagttgaacatttcaaggtacatactaggagcaatgaagaagatcaggggaaatgggtgtatcatagctgcctaccactttgggtaagtcgaagacatgcctgtagagataagtgggtagctagctagtattattatttctcgtcgtaacctatattttgtttcaatggcgcagccaaggcctcgagggtcactgggttgcatttatcatctaccctcaggatggcagggcctgcgtatttgattcgttgacagtgccaaacttaaaagggtacaaggcctttgaagattgcctcagagtgtaagtgactgaactgtcttctcatatgcgttctaatgccctgcctaatactagtacatttcgtatagcgcttataaggagtacgtgaaggatcttgaatgctatgatcgaagaacagagaattttaaggctaagcataagaaccgcatcaaaatcagacgcaactttccggtaagtatttgaaaggtttaattgtgctttccgttcatatgcgttctaatgcctgtgttgtaatgcttgtgtatcgatcatgcagtgtgccaaacaaccggtaggatcacaaacatgtggcttctacgcctgtgagttcctgagggtgtgcaagcagtacagcagcagttggaggttgctcaagaatggattgaactggtcgagagacgtgcagagcacccaacacagcttcaagcagacaaaggcggacatatgtaagtttgtcttagacaaatgcgtgcttgaagggggcacgttcttcaatgagaacagtccgctagcgattttaccggagtacgagaggctgaggaaatggcctaCAATGATGTGTCCGTaggattacaccttagcgcatatataacgactttaatatgtaaatgtaatgaattaacgatgacaagaacgactaagtgaatgtatatatatgtatattatctcatgtgtaatgcctgcatactttttaagtttaatctgtgaaatctggatgtgatttgaatttgaatttatatgcctgctgtattttttttaattcaggaaataatttaccgaggcgggcaaataataaagcccgccacggctaatgaacataactgcggcgggccacaaaaggtgtccgccgcggtcaaataatttaccgcggcgggcggtgtaacgtgcccgccgtggtaaaagtatatttaccgcagcggtcacgttacaccgcccgccgcggtaaattggttaaccgcggcgggcaaagccgcccgccgcggttaagccacgatttaccgtgcttctaggccacggcggacggctttgcccgccgcggaaaaccgaaaacgcccgcctcaagtaaagtttgtgtagtagtggttgATAAGTTTTTTGATTGGAATCATTTATCCATGGAAAATTTTGTTTGCATTTTTCatatttgaaattaaaaaacTTTCAAACAATttcagatggagaaacaaccaaaattcTAATTTTCCTAGCCAAAGACGAAGAGCAGAATTAGATCTATAGAGGGTGCACAACATATAAAAGAAATATTGGAGGTTCAAAAGATATAAAAGTAGCTCTCCAAATAATGATTTGGTGAGTGGGTTTAAAAAATACTCTTAGCGATATACTCttatatattgttatatatattttGAACTTTTACAGGCCTAGGAAACAACAAGCTACCCGTAGTGCACCGGCACAGCACATGCTCGCCGTTGCACGGGCTGCTGTCCCTGACGGCGGCAGATGTCTTGCGTCGTGATGCCTCCCGCATCCGGCACCACCGTTTCTCCTCACAATCGTCTTTGGTGGCTGCGTTGACCCCGTCACCGGCAGTGACCATAATCCCCACCAAAGGCTCGTCGGACCCGACGAGGCTACCGGGCGCGCTGCACTACAGCGTGCTCGTCAGCTACGGCACGCCGGAGCAGCAGTTCCCAGTGTTCCTCGACACCAGCAGCATCGGCGCGTCCCTGGTCCGGTGCAAGCCGTGCGCCTCTGGTTCTGATGACTGTGATCTAGCGTTCGACTAGTCGCGGTCCTCGACGTTAACCCATGTCCTCTGCGGCACGCCGGACTGTCCTACCAACTGCTCCGGCGACTCCTTCTGCCCGCTCGACGGCATATACTCGATCATCGAGGGCGCTTTTGTGGAGGACGTGCTCACGCTGGCGCCGTCCACAGTCATTCAAGACTTCAGATTCGTCTGCCTGGACGTGGATGAACCTGATGACCTGCCGGTGGCCGGGACCCTCGACCTGAGCCGCGACCGCAACTCACTACCGTCGCAGCTGTCATCGTCGGGGCAGGCCCCCGCCGATGCCTTCTCCTACTGCCTGCCGAAATCCCCGAAATCCCAGGGCTACCTCTCCCTCGGCGTTGATGCCACCGTCAGAGATAAGCACGTCACAGCACACGCCCCGCTGGTGAGCAACGGCAACCCGGAGCTGGTGAGAATGTACTTCGTCGACCTCGTCGGGATGAGCCTCGGTGTCGAGGACATCCCGATCCCGGCGGGGACCTTTGGAAACAATAGCACCAACCTGGACGTGGGGACTACATTCACTATGCTGACGCCAGACGCGTACATGCCGCTGCGCGACTCCTTCCGGAAGCAGATGTCGCAGAACAACCGCTCGTCTCAGGGGTTCGACGGCTTCGACACGTGCTTCAACTTAACCGGGGTGCGTGAGCTCACCATACCGCTCCTCTGGTTCAAGTTCAGCAACGGCGAGAGGCTGCTAATCGACTTGGACCAGATGCTGTACTATGACGACCCCGCCGCCGCTCCGTTCACCATGGCCTGCTTAGCCTTCTCCTCCTTGGACGCCAGCGATGTCTTCTCCGCCGTGATTGGGACGTATACGCTGGCGTCCACGGAGGTGGTCTACGACGTGGCCGGAGGAAAGGTTGGCTTCATCCCAGGGAGCTGCTAATATAACAATGTGTTATGCCACGGAGTTCATGATATGTTGTTATCTTTATACACCTTTGAATTTGCTTTCAACTTAGTTATTTTCTTTCATTTCCACTTTGGTGCAATAACGTTTACTTTTGTAAGTTGAATTAGGAAGAATAATAATCATTAATCTGATATATGCGTGTGTACATATTGATAGAACTGAAAGAACTTATAGGCGTAGATCACTGGGTGGATTCATCTCTATTTGGTTCAAATCAATCTAGAAACATGACTCGGGAGAGGGAGATAGAGTAGAGAGAGAGATCCATACCTTCAGAGTTGAcaaaggaggtagaggaggaagaaCGGAGTGCGGTCCGGTAATGTCCAGAGGATGGCGGCGAGTCCGGCGGAGCTTCCCGTCACTTGCAGCACGCCCGCGATCGGAGGGACTTCTAGGGTTCTTCGGTAGGTCCAGTGGCGACGTCAAACCTCGTCACCCATGCCCTGTCCCCCACCTCTCTCTTTATATAGCGCTATGTGACAGGGGCCTACCGACCAGTGGTCGGTtaagcgtccccgatcaggacgcggtcaagggatCCGATTGGCCGTTggaccaattggtggagatcaaactaacattttCCCCATCGATCTTCTCCGCCGTGATTGGGACGTATACGATGGCGTCCACGGAGGTGGTCTACGACGTGGCCGGAGGAAAGGTTGGCTTCATCCCAGGGAGCTGCTAATATAACAACGTGTTATGCCACGGAGTTCATGATATGTTGTTATCTTTATACACCTTTGAATTTGCTTTCAACTTAGATATTTTATTTCATTTCCACTTTGGTGCAATAACTTTTACTTTTGTAAGTTGAATTAGGAAGAATAATAATCATTAATATGAGATATGCGTGTGTACATATTGATAGAACTGAAAGAACTTCTAGGCATAGATCAATGGGTGGATTCATCTCTATTTGATTCAAATCAATCTAGAAACATGACTCGGGAGAGGGAGATAGAGTAGAGAGAGAGATCCATACCTTCGGGGTTGacagaggaggtagaggaggaagaaCGGAGTGCGGTCCGGTAATGTCCAGAGGACGGTGGAGAGCCCGGCAGAGCTTCCCGTCACTTGCAGCGCGCCCACAATCGAAGGGGCTTCTAGGGTTCTTCGGTAGGGTCCAGTGGTGGTGTCAAACCTCGTCACTCGTGCCCTATCCCCCACCTCTCTCTTTATATAGCGTTGTGTGGCAGGGGCCTACCGACCAGTGGTTGGTtaagcgtccccgatcaggacgcggtcaagggatCCGATTGGCCGTTggaccaattggtggagatcaaactaacattttCCCCCTCGATCTTCTCCGCCGTGATTGGGACGTATACGATGGCGTCCACGGAGGTGGTCTACGACGTGGCCGGAGGAAAGGTTGGCTTCATCCCAGGGAGCTGCTAATATAACAACGTGTTATGCCACGGAGTTCATGATATGTTGTTATCTTTATACACCTTTGAATTTGCTTTCAACTTAGATATTTTATTTCATTTCCACTTTGGTGCAATAACTTTTACTTTTGTAAGTTGAATTAGGAAGAATAATAATCATTAATATGAGATATGCGTGTGTACATATTGATAGAACTGAAAGAACTTCTAGGCATAGATCAATGGGTGGATTCATCTCTATTTGATTCAAATCAATCTAGAAACATGACTCGGGAGAGGGAGATAGAGTAGAGAGAGAGATCCATACCTTCGGGGTTGacagaggaggtagaggaggaagaaCGGAGTGCGGTCCGGTAATGTCCAGAGGACGACGGCGAGCCCGGCAGAGCTTCCCGTCACTTGCAGCGCGCCCGCAATCGAAGGGGCTTCTAGGGTTCTTCGGTAGGGTCCAGTGGCGGTGTCAAACCTCGTCACTCGTGCCCTATCCCCCACCTCTCTCTTTATATAGCGTTGTGTGGCAGGGGCCTACCGACCAGTGGTCGGTTAAGCATCCctgatcaggacgcggtcaaggggtccgattggccgttgggccaattggtggagatcaaactaacattctccccctcgatctcaccttatgacttaaccttaacttacttactttatattgttcccattccatcacagatcagtgcatagagcatgactcatcgtcatggtcagttgccattagatttaacaactacaatgcacctctctgttttgaaacagatactcaactaggcccttagtatccagaaatcataagctttcccataaacccatgtcgactgtgtgttctctgaacacactgggtggttagcctttggtaagcggatccacaagtacttgctttgtacttatatgctcacaaaatgattctagattttctcctttacaacgtataacttagtgtcaatatgtttggcagtACACTagacctgttgtcttaggagttaacttactttaaattgttattgctgttgtctaccattgttaaatctagGTATAAATTCACTTAACCTCCTTTTGcatgttccttaagcctcatgtcaagctatactatggtatgcatcactgatgacaccacaactgtttctttggagcttttccacaataatactccaactacgagtgttagcaactgttgtggatttcactacacatctcgtcaagacttaacatttgtaccctcaactatttgtgAGTACTTGcactttcttactcagcatgaggcatATGATACTTTGCAAAGTTGCAAGACATTTTTAActctattccagtgatctatatctggactggacttctgccaaaatatcccggatacgtaaactacatcagggtaagttcttacttgtacttgtatacTCATCAAGCTtctaacagctgaagcatatggaaccatgttcatttgatcgatctcatatcggttcctagaacacttaaagttcccaaatctattacccttgacttataggagcaggcgtaggtttactcgcatgcatactttatttctttagaatcttttctaagtatgcctttgtgatagtcctaataccctattttcttctatctcggtgaattttgattcctagaaccaataacgcttcaccaagatcattcacattgaaacttgaggacaaaactacttcttctccaatgacagattaacatcactactagtgagtagagtGGCATCtcttcacaggatgtggaaaatgaattttccattcttgaacttcatataaacgctattgtccttctcattttctttaaaacccaaactttcttatcatttcatcaactttaaatactactgtctagagacttatttttaacccataaatggatttctgcaTGCGgtatcccatatgttctttttcttccacaacaaaaACTTTGGGTTGTGCCACgtaaacgttttcatacaaatccccattgagtaatgccgtctttacatccatttgatgtagcTCTTAATCGTAATGTGTCAATAACAAcatatgattctaaaagaattctTGCAttagactggagagaaaactctcattgtaatctattcattctctttgcctaaagcattttgctaaaagtcaagctttatatctttctatattccctttggagtcatattttgtcttatagacccatttacagcctactattttggttccattaggaatttcttctaagtcccaaacatcgttggaattcatcgaattcatttcaacttccatagcttctttcCATTTAAACGATTAAacgtttctcatggcttcttcaaatgaggtgggatcaccctccatttgaatttctttactaacatagacttcatagtcatcaaaaaactggtttactaattctttgagaccttttggGGTCTCAGTTACTGGCACTTTcctatggggctgttgttgctcttcattgccaagaggcgattgattctataggctcctatattacaagatccttgtttacattattcatcttcttcgaagagctaacaacaggtgttgtattagtcatacaacatcaacaggtattgagaaacttgttgctcctgagtcaCTGGAGAAGGCACGcagtccctcttctcttcaagtcttaggtatCTACacacctctacataccatgcttccCCAGATTtttccatcttttctaaagatagtgtatcttcaaatattttgggtttaatctgttaaaacctcatatggcgctttaagtaCCACCTcaacatctttgaggctgactacgctatcttcctatcGAAACTTTAAaaagtccaggaatttagctatttctctgcttaggggtatcattgttgtgaccgttgtactcctccaacggtcgtatttatcttaattaatctttatctcactcttaatgaagagtatctttcttaattgatcttaatattctccccctcgaaatatggcatgaactttactgccataattttgagaactattcAGAAAGCCTATGAACGAGGAGaaacttataacttacttcattcacatgactatgtcatgtaaacaaagttattccttgatccgtttaggagtacactttccttatttcacttcaagaactcaacgaggtctttcattagcagtacttttgcaagtcacgcttgcatgttttcttatcctttggttagtattgaccatgacgatgcatttctattgtgccaaggtcaatactaggacaacataagagctacccaaacttctctcgctatgcaggATAcgaaacatgtgaatcatcacaaaacttctcccgccatacaggattgactagcataagtactatgccaaaacttctcccctTGTGGGAAACATCTATACGCAATTTACTATaacgaaaacttagtcatgacgactaaaacattcacaaatttcttcattttccaattaaatctacccattggttccaatttaatcagaaaattagtaaactaacaaaaaacagtcttgaactggcttgactcaagtcTTTTCTTTCATATAGCCCAGCACTGTagcccgttggcatgcagccgagtgtAGCTCTTCGgttaaaataaaacatacaatatgcttctgcatcaatttgacatcaccattgggcagaaaatagaattaatgcataaaactcataaattaacttgaaatccatataactactcAAACTCAATGTCGTACTTCAGCCCAACCGGCAAACTGATCCGGCACAACTATGTCCGCGCGCGCCCGGGGCAcctcccaggccgcaacctgggcctgggccagcaaaGCCGCCCGCTGCGCGCTCCTGCCTGGGCTCCATCTCGGCCCGGTTGCTTGCCACCGTTGGATGAAGATCGACGGCGGGGCGATGATCTCGGTGGAACAAAATGCGATGCGGCGCCGGCACCCAAACCCTAGCTCACTTCTcctctcccctttctctctctcagcCCCGCGAGCGATAGAGCACAGCCACCGAGTGAGAGCCTAAGGGCGGAGGGATGGTGGCACCGTCGCCGGCCCCTTCactggcgtgcgcgctccccaacggtgagcgcgccgccgtcgatcgACCTGGCAGCGGTGCCCTAACGCGTATACCGAGCCCGCTGGCTCGGCTTTCTTCACGCGTTCCGGTGAAGCGGGCAGTGCGGTGATCTTCCCGCGTGACGACGATGGCGACAGTGGTGAGGTAAGCCGCCTCCCAagcccttcccctttccccttcttcttcttggatcttATTTCTATGCTTCTCGGAACTGgtccgatctagggttagggttagggttaggatttggGTTACTGTTTGTCTTCCCCgatggattagggttagggttcgagtaCTTTTCGAAACCGAGACCCCCTTCTTACTCTCCTTTTCTTCACCCTGATTTGAGTTTAGGATTCATGTTCTTCCATTCTTCTTAGATCCGAACCGGATCTAGTCACTTCCTTCTTATCTACTACTACCCCTACCATATCTATGCCTAAaccgggctccgataccaatGTTAGGTGCTTAGGATCATCTAGGTGTAGATTAGAGGGTGAAACTATTACTGGTTGATACAATTCGACCTAGAACATGCTTCAGGagagggagacagagagagagagggggatgtAGATGTATCTGACCGTCAGCTTTGGAAGATGACGAGCCGTCCATGGCATAGTCGTCGCGGAGGGTGTCGGGGTAGTGGAAGCagtggagtccggcgtggagtaGACGTCGGGCGTGGTGCAGAGACGGCGGTGAAGGCGGTGGTGCATCCTGTCACTTGCAGCATGCCCACGATCAGAGGGGGCTTCTAGGGTTCTTCGGTAGGGTCCAGTGGCGGCGTCGAACCTCATCACCCatgccctggcccccacctctctCTTTATATAGCGCTGTGTGACAGGGGCCCGCTGACAAGTGGTCGATTAAGCGTCctcgatcaggacgcggtcaaggggtccgatTGGCCATTggaccaattggtggagatcaaactaacacatATATATAGGCTTGGACTTGTGTTCATGATATGTTGTCATCAACCAACAGCCTTAATCTATTACTGCTACCTTGTGACAATGACTCATGCATGTACGTATGTCCTACACTTCATGCTTGGATATCATCTATATGCGACGACTGCTAGATAGTGTATGACACTATGACTTGCTCGTGCCTTGATATTTCAGTCGCTCAGACTGAATTGCATGCTCTTCTCTGGGCTACATTATGCTAATTACAAATATTTAACCTAGGCTTCGTTAAATGTGACTGCTCTTTTCTGTGGACTGCTTTGGTTATATTATTCTTGGGCTAGGACTATCTGATTCCAAGGACCAGTGgaatggcccacaagggcaattACAGTAAAGGGCTATATGTAAGATTTATATTGAGGTGTATGAGACAGGGAAGAAGAGAGAAGGGAGCTGAAGCATGCTGTAAGTTCAGCTTATGCATAAGGAACTTTGTAAGAGAAAAATGCAGATTATAGGTGAGCTAACCAGTAGTTAGTTATACAAATAGGATGATAAGGGAGGTACAAATATCCATACAACTAACAGTGCTCACCAACCATTCATGCTGCACTTGCTGCTTATGGCGCTGCCTCCTTGGGATGCTCACTTCGCGACATCACCGCACATGACTGCCTTGCATGCTGTAGCTCTTGACCCTCTGATCAATCATCTCCTCACAACACATCGTCTTTGTGCTTCCTGCTTGTCAGCTCATCGCTGCTTGCCTTATGCCACGACCTGTGACCGCCACCACCACAGCAGCTAGGGATAGGAGTGTCCCATTGAGGATAGAGAGATGTGAGAGCTGAGTGGGATATGGGGTTGAGTATAGCTGCATCATTGGGCTAAGGTGGATTGATAGGAGCGAAGGGGCACTAGAGGCCACGCAGGCTTGATTTATTGATGGGCTACGCACATGAGGGATGAAAGGGAGTATGGTTGCTTGGTTTTGCTTGACGTGGAAACCACCTCGGGCACCAAACACCGATCTTCCTAGAAACAGAACCCAAATAAACAAGTTCTGTTCTGTTTTCAGTTAAAGATGCCCATCCTTAGAAACAAGCAAGGAGAAGATGAAGAGTATGTGGAGGAGAAATTGGAACATGCAAGGAACTTGTATAAGATTATATCTTTCAAAAAGAGAAACTGATGGAAGAGAGGCGGAAGGAGAGAAAGATGATCTAGGAGCGCAAGGAAGAGTGCAAGATTATGCTTGAGGAATGTAAGCTGATGTGGAAGCATGAATAGAATATCATGTTCTACAACGTCTCCACTGTGGGGCTAGAACAAAAGGCCTATGTACTACCAATGAGGAATTGAGGACAGATGTTGCATCTCAAAAGATGGCAGACATTAACGTGGGTGCTAGCATGGGTGGAGGCAGTGCTATCCTTTGATTATAGAATGGCCAATTGTTTGTGGCTCTATTTATGTCAGCCAAAGTATTTTATGCTTTTAGAATTACTTATGTTTTAGAGATATTTATATTTatcaaactatatgctagttgaATTGTTTATATTTGTGGGATTATTTTTTTGGAAGCATTTATGTTGTTTGACATTGAGAATGATTATGCAGTATCCAACACAAATATGGTTGTGACATTGACAACTTTGTAATTTTGTTGCATATGGCCTTCTCGAGGAATGATGAATTAACTAAGCAATggtggg
The sequence above is drawn from the Miscanthus floridulus cultivar M001 chromosome 15, ASM1932011v1, whole genome shotgun sequence genome and encodes:
- the LOC136507796 gene encoding aspartyl protease AED1-like, whose amino-acid sequence is MTRFAGKRPQWWEEERARAVTGLLDPYDGVDLRAKDFIYARKLKKLKEGVSKFNEPKFEEVERALIEAAKSKDSFEVRRGQDLLTLALGTPEHRGRVRGLGNNKLPVVHRHSTCSPLHGLLSLTAADVLRRDASRIRHHRFSSQSSLVAALTPSPAVTIIPTKGSSDPTRLPGALHYSVLVSYGTPEQQFPVFLDTSSIGASLSRSSTLTHVLCGTPDCPTNCSGDSFCPLDGIYSIIEGAFVEDVLTLAPSTVIQDFRFVCLDVDEPDDLPVAGTLDLSRDRNSLPSQLSSSGQAPADAFSYCLPKSPKSQGYLSLGVDATVRDKHVTAHAPLVSNGNPELVRMYFVDLVGMSLGVEDIPIPAGTFGNNSTNLDVGTTFTMLTPDAYMPLRDSFRKQMSQNNRSSQGFDGFDTCFNLTGVRELTIPLLWFKFSNGERLLIDLDQMLYYDDPAAAPFTMACLAFSSLDASDVFSAVIGTYTLASTEVVYDVAGGKVGFIPGSC